In Stieleria varia, one genomic interval encodes:
- a CDS encoding dockerin type I domain-containing protein: MAVTRKRFRRGPFLETLEGRMLLAGDGFHNFLQPHDVNDDSRVSAADALFVINRLSGDDSRGSASYEDVNDDGRVTAQDALHVINGLSHDRSNSNANDEAIARLYREDGVRVKVEFEIEDSGLKVEVKVQNAAPNETFEVRVDDVRLGEITTDGRGRGKLELGAGQDLPLPSVMPQIRSGMTTELVRASDSSSSTSSSSTSSSSSDSSSSGNSSSSSSSSSDSSSSSTGASTSDTRELKARLIGDASIDAESKFESSPTGVEFSAELRNAPANTTFDVQVDGEIVGALTTDSRGRGRLQFEQNDDSKPFPANFPNVDVGTQVRIGDTLSGVFRLDGASSSTGGGSSSSDDSSDSSSGDDTGSNGGVTAGAVLELKSQLRGMSGVDAEAKYESTMSSVEFKVELEDAPANAEYSVTVDGVTVGTLRTDSRGRGRLQFELNDDSKPFPANFPAVAAGTEIRVGNQLAGTFGFGSNDD; the protein is encoded by the coding sequence ATGGCTGTCACCCGAAAACGCTTCCGTCGCGGCCCCTTCTTGGAGACACTTGAAGGGCGAATGCTGCTTGCCGGTGACGGATTTCACAATTTCCTGCAGCCACATGATGTCAATGACGATAGCCGTGTTTCAGCAGCAGACGCATTGTTCGTCATCAATCGACTCAGCGGCGATGACTCACGTGGCTCCGCGTCTTACGAAGACGTCAACGATGACGGCCGAGTCACCGCTCAAGACGCCCTGCACGTCATCAATGGGCTGTCGCACGATCGCTCCAACAGCAATGCGAACGACGAAGCGATCGCGCGGCTGTACCGCGAGGATGGTGTTCGCGTGAAGGTGGAGTTCGAGATCGAAGACTCCGGTCTGAAAGTCGAAGTCAAAGTTCAGAACGCGGCCCCCAACGAAACGTTTGAAGTACGGGTCGACGATGTCAGGCTCGGCGAGATCACCACAGACGGACGAGGACGCGGCAAACTCGAGCTCGGTGCCGGCCAAGATCTGCCACTCCCATCGGTGATGCCGCAGATCCGATCGGGAATGACGACGGAGCTTGTCAGAGCGAGCGACTCATCGTCCAGCACAAGTTCGTCCAGCACAAGTTCGTCCAGTTCTGATTCGTCCAGTAGCGGCAACTCGTCAAGCTCTTCCTCAAGCAGCTCAGACAGTTCCTCCAGCAGCACGGGAGCCTCAACAAGCGATACGAGGGAATTGAAAGCACGGCTCATTGGAGATGCCTCCATTGACGCCGAGTCGAAATTCGAGAGCTCGCCCACTGGCGTTGAGTTCAGCGCTGAATTGAGAAACGCTCCGGCCAATACAACGTTTGATGTACAGGTGGATGGCGAGATCGTAGGCGCGCTGACGACCGACAGTCGAGGCCGCGGGCGATTGCAATTCGAACAGAACGACGACTCGAAACCGTTCCCTGCCAATTTTCCAAACGTTGATGTCGGAACGCAAGTTCGAATCGGCGACACGCTCAGTGGGGTCTTTCGGCTCGACGGTGCAAGCTCCTCGACCGGCGGCGGCAGCTCATCCAGCGACGATTCATCCGATAGCAGCTCAGGCGACGACACAGGCAGCAACGGCGGTGTGACCGCAGGTGCAGTGCTTGAACTGAAATCGCAGTTGAGAGGAATGTCCGGCGTTGATGCAGAAGCGAAGTACGAGAGTACAATGAGCAGTGTGGAATTCAAAGTGGAGCTCGAGGACGCCCCCGCCAATGCGGAGTACTCGGTTACAGTGGACGGCGTCACCGTAGGAACTTTACGGACAGACAGTCGTGGTCGCGGACGCTTGCAATTCGAGCTCAATGATGACTCAAAGCCCTTTCCGGCGAATTTCCCTGCCGTAGCGGCGGGGACCGAGATCCGGGTCGGGAATCAGCTTGCCGGGACCTTTGGCTTTGGTTCCAATGATGATTGA
- a CDS encoding dockerin type I domain-containing protein: MSILFPFINRHRPRRASKRTMRVESLHARIALHGSSVGASDPLPWFDPGALTYSFAPDGTNVAGHSSQLFSVLDQLSDSTLWQNEVDAAMNTWLQPLGVAAHQTTDSGARFGIAGATQGDVRFGDIRIAAIPLSDDVIATSVPHSSIVRGTWAGDILLNSNANWSDLQDVFAVVFHEFGHVLGLEHSDDPLSPMFVHGVHDVTSPTAADMEKLLDLYNGIEFKEQHDSDGENVGEGTDSAGNAFDTAIPLLPNVGTTLRYTSVGSIGVSGDPVVYRLEPSLGAAEELEHLNIALQANGAGRLIAEVDVFDEDGKIVDSQVIHHGEGAIVVQARNVRNDDVYFVRVRPAETSPQYQTGDFELVMDFGPRIRQSREVADVRLDSVNRNSLLSFSVETSRFIHLHFDSEPHNGTGARTWATLVDSSGTPVANATFQAGESRSMPVVFLPSGTYSIELVSEAELIDEATRVNVFVDEISLDVGPGVTSPIGEPYLWCDDPNANPDYCYEYTPVEVTVPTYTNDVPETYPGGFQWWMYYGFRCDDYTGSDLVGLQSEDPLWWDYYTEVCQADPTTNPTTPTNPTTPTTPTTPTNPTTPTNPTTPTTPSNPTTPTNPTTPSNPTTPTNPTTPSNPTTPTNPTTPSNPTTPTNPTTPPPTGSSTSPWQNHLNRFDVSGNQLVTAFDALMVINLLGSQSSKSVDVVGNTTNVYTDVNGDFVVSALDALLVINEIARQKAVGEAELVAAPTAGALAPQRRTELASTVSTEVASLF; encoded by the coding sequence ATGTCAATCCTTTTCCCCTTTATCAATCGACATCGACCGCGTCGTGCATCCAAACGCACGATGCGAGTCGAGTCGCTTCATGCGCGAATCGCACTTCACGGCAGCAGTGTCGGTGCCTCTGATCCGCTTCCCTGGTTTGACCCTGGAGCGTTGACCTATAGCTTTGCACCCGACGGAACGAACGTTGCTGGCCACTCCAGCCAATTGTTTTCCGTGCTCGACCAGCTCTCTGATTCGACACTGTGGCAGAACGAAGTCGACGCTGCGATGAATACTTGGTTGCAGCCCTTAGGGGTGGCCGCACATCAGACGACCGATTCCGGAGCACGCTTCGGTATCGCCGGAGCAACGCAAGGAGATGTGCGTTTCGGCGACATCCGAATCGCTGCCATTCCACTCTCTGATGACGTGATTGCAACTTCGGTGCCCCACAGCTCAATTGTTCGTGGCACTTGGGCAGGCGACATCTTGCTCAATTCCAATGCAAACTGGAGTGATTTACAGGATGTGTTCGCCGTCGTCTTTCATGAATTCGGACACGTGCTGGGGCTAGAGCATTCAGATGACCCGTTGTCGCCGATGTTCGTTCATGGGGTTCACGACGTGACCTCGCCAACCGCCGCGGACATGGAGAAGCTGCTGGATCTGTACAACGGGATTGAGTTCAAGGAGCAACACGATTCGGACGGCGAGAATGTTGGTGAGGGGACCGATTCCGCAGGCAACGCATTCGATACTGCGATCCCGCTGCTGCCCAACGTCGGGACCACACTTCGTTACACATCAGTCGGCTCCATCGGTGTTTCCGGCGATCCCGTTGTCTATCGCCTAGAACCCTCGCTGGGAGCTGCAGAGGAGTTGGAACATCTGAACATCGCCCTGCAAGCCAATGGTGCTGGCCGATTGATCGCAGAAGTGGATGTCTTTGACGAAGACGGCAAGATCGTTGATTCTCAGGTCATTCACCATGGCGAAGGTGCCATCGTTGTTCAAGCCAGGAATGTCAGGAATGACGACGTTTACTTCGTCCGCGTCCGACCAGCAGAAACTTCGCCTCAGTATCAGACAGGCGATTTCGAACTCGTGATGGATTTCGGGCCTCGGATTCGCCAGTCGAGAGAAGTCGCTGATGTGAGGCTGGACTCGGTCAATCGGAACAGCCTACTGAGTTTCTCCGTCGAAACATCACGATTCATCCACCTTCATTTTGATTCAGAACCGCACAACGGAACCGGCGCACGGACCTGGGCCACACTCGTGGATTCAAGCGGTACTCCGGTGGCAAATGCAACGTTCCAGGCCGGGGAGTCTCGTTCAATGCCGGTGGTTTTCCTGCCCTCCGGAACTTATTCCATTGAGCTTGTCTCAGAAGCCGAGTTGATTGACGAAGCCACTCGCGTCAATGTTTTTGTCGATGAGATTTCACTTGACGTCGGCCCAGGTGTCACTAGCCCTATCGGCGAACCCTACCTGTGGTGCGATGACCCCAATGCAAACCCGGATTACTGCTATGAGTACACCCCCGTCGAAGTGACGGTGCCTACGTATACGAATGATGTGCCGGAAACCTATCCAGGCGGTTTTCAGTGGTGGATGTACTACGGATTCCGCTGCGACGACTACACCGGCAGCGATCTGGTAGGTCTGCAGTCGGAGGATCCACTTTGGTGGGACTACTACACCGAAGTTTGCCAAGCAGACCCAACCACCAATCCAACGACTCCAACCAATCCAACGACTCCAACGACTCCAACGACTCCAACCAACCCCACAACGCCGACGAACCCCACGACGCCCACAACGCCCAGCAATCCCACAACACCGACGAACCCCACAACGCCCAGCAATCCCACGACACCGACGAATCCCACAACACCCAGCAACCCCACGACACCGACCAATCCCACGACACCCAGCAATCCCACGACACCGACGAACCCCACAACACCACCGCCGACAGGATCGAGCACAAGTCCTTGGCAGAATCACTTGAATCGGTTCGACGTCTCGGGAAACCAGCTCGTCACGGCTTTTGATGCCTTGATGGTGATCAATTTACTTGGGAGTCAATCGAGCAAGTCGGTTGACGTCGTGGGCAATACGACCAACGTTTACACCGACGTGAACGGTGATTTTGTAGTCAGTGCGTTGGATGCGTTGCTGGTGATCAATGAGATTGCACGTCAAAAAGCGGTTGGCGAAGCCGAGCTTGTTGCGGCACCGACGGCGGGGGCATTGGCACCGCAAAGGCGGACGGAACTGGCATCCACCGTTTCAACAGAAGTCGCCTCCCTGTTTTGA
- a CDS encoding Uma2 family endonuclease, which yields MTPAEKPGLRMTAQEYAEWERQQTERHEFYNGDVFSQAGGTRRHSLIGTNIASSINRVLRGHDCQVHGSDMRVHIKATGYQAYPDASVVCPPVEGDSDEVITNPVLLVEVLSTSTADFDRGGKFGHYRQIPSLKEYLIFWQDEPRVEQHTRTPDNLWLLREVVGIDQVLQLASLGLPFDLRDAYDKTDVGS from the coding sequence ATGACTCCTGCTGAGAAACCTGGTTTGCGAATGACCGCCCAGGAGTACGCTGAGTGGGAACGGCAGCAGACCGAGCGGCACGAGTTCTATAATGGCGATGTTTTCTCACAGGCAGGCGGAACGCGACGCCACAGCCTGATCGGAACCAATATCGCGAGTTCGATCAACCGTGTGTTACGCGGACATGATTGCCAAGTACATGGCAGCGACATGCGTGTTCATATCAAGGCGACAGGTTATCAGGCGTATCCCGATGCTTCCGTCGTCTGCCCGCCTGTCGAAGGTGACTCGGACGAAGTCATTACGAATCCGGTATTGTTGGTCGAAGTCCTTTCGACATCGACAGCGGACTTTGATCGAGGTGGCAAGTTCGGGCATTACCGACAAATTCCTTCGCTGAAAGAGTATTTGATTTTCTGGCAGGACGAACCGCGAGTGGAACAGCACACACGTACCCCGGACAACCTTTGGCTTCTACGCGAAGTGGTCGGCATCGATCAAGTGCTACAGCTTGCCAGCCTTGGTCTACCCTTTGACCTTCGTGACGCGTACGACAAGACAGATGTCGGCTCGTAG